The following nucleotide sequence is from Synechococcus sp. KORDI-52.
CACTGGTGGTAGCAGCTCCGATGTAGGTGATGGAGCGCCAGAACTCTCCGTTTTGCTCAATCCACGGGGATGCCTGCTGGCGACAAGGCACCACCTTCGGCACTTCCCAGCGTCGACCCTGCAGTTGCGGGGGTGGAGAGGCGAGACGGCGTTCCACGTGGTCACCCAGGGCCTGCAGGTTCTGCATCACCAGGTCAGGACGATCGAACACGCTTGTGTTCAGGCGTTGCATGACAAAGGCACCGTCCTGTCCCTCATGGGTCACAAGGAAGGTCTCATTGATGTTGCCCGAGCCCAGGGAGCGGATGGCTTTGATCCCCTCACGAGGATGGAAGCGATCGGCGATGGCTTCCAGGGCCTCGGTCATGAGCGGTCGCATGGGTCTCAAGCCGCACCATGCCGCCCTGTCGGCGTTCTGGCCTGTTCAGGTGTGCAGAACAGCAGCCGACTCAGGCCTCGAGCTGGCTTTCGATCATGTCCATCAATTCCAGGTAAGCCGGCATCCCGGTCTCATCGTTCTCGTTGAGTGCCATCTTTCTGCCCATGGCCTGATTGGCATTGTCAGCAATCACAGCGTTCACCACCAGGTCGAGAGCTTTCGGCAGATCGAGGTTCTGAAGGGCTTCCGCGTAGCGACGGCTGTGGCTAGGGCGTACGGATTCCTGGCAGTAGCTGGAGAGTTCACGGCTCTCAGTCATCACCCGGTAGGCGGTGTCCTTCACGCCTGCCCGCCCGTAAATCGCCATGTACAGCAGATTCACCATGGAGGCGTCGTTGGCCGGGATGGCGTATTTCCGGGCGATCTGAGGCCAGTAGCGCAGTGATTTCAGCCCTTCCAGCCCCCCTTTGCGCAGGCCTTCGGCTTCACACCACTGTTCCAACTCCTCCATGGAATGGGGGCAGCGGCCCTGCTCGCGCATGGCCTTGGCCATCACTTGCCCGGCTTGGAAGTTCCGGGTCGGACTGCCGGAAACTGGAATCATCATGCTGCCGCGCACATCGGCAACCATGGCCGTGAGCTGGCTGAAGGTGTGGTCGCGCACCCGCTCGAAGTCGCCGTCGCGCACCAGCGTGGATTCGATCCTGGGGACGGCGTAGCCCAGTTCCGTAAGGGGAAAGGGCTGACGGTGGTAGAGCCGTTGGCGGTCGGGACGTGCCATGGACACAGTGGCCGCCTGGTCCAGGCATTGGTTCAGCAGCAGGGTCAAGAGCGTTGGCAACACTCCGGGATTGTCCTGATGGAAGCCGTAGCCAAATCCTGCGAACACTGAGGCCATGTTTTTGGCGGCCTTGATGAACTGCCCCTCCACGTTGTGAACACCGGCGGAGACCTGGATGTTGGGGGAGAGTTGGTCCATCAGCTGGGCCCCGAGCATGGCCGTCAGGGCATTGGGATGGCAGAAGTTGGCCGTGAAGCTGTCGAAGGGATTGCGCAGAGCTCCATGGCGATGAAAGCCGGAAAAGAAGGCGAGCTCAGGTTGCTGTTCGCACAGCACATAGGCACTGTTGCTGATCGGGTCATGGCTGAAGGATCCCGCCAGGCAGGCCAGCACCACCTGCTCCCGTTGGAGCTCTTGCCGCAGGCGGCAGGCTTCGTGGAGGTCTTCCTCGATGTGATTGCTGTTGGCGCTGAGCACCACGAGGTCGCAGCGCTCGATCAGATCACTCAGGGTGTTGGCTACCAGTTGGCCGCCGCTGCGATGGGAACCCATCTCGAGCACGGTCTCCACGTGCTCGTCGTCCATCGTTGCAATCGTGTCGCTCGGGAACGCCCCCAGAAGCTTCCGACCAGGGCGTGGAGCCAGTAGCAGACGACCTTCCGCGTTCTGCATGGCGCAGTTGTAGGCCAGGGAGGCGGGATACAGCCCGACGCTGTAGAACCCCACCTTCCCGGCCGACAGGTCCAGAACGCGCCGCCGGATGGCTTCGGCATCCAGGCTCTGATCGAAGAAGGAATTGCGCATGCGGCAAGACTAAGCAGCGCTCTCGGTGGAACTGTTGATGGCAGTCAGTTGTCGAAGCCCTCTCCCCTGGGCGTTTTTTTGAATGAGTCCTTGGTCAAAAGAGGGGGATGGTGTCTTGATTCTTTTGGCCTGCTGATTGATTGCAATTTTGATGGATCATGTTGTCGCGCGTTGGGTCTTGACCTCCGAGTACTTGGTTGTGAGCGCACTGCAAAAAGCTTGGATCAAAGACCCATGATGTGTCTGTAATTGTGATTGGATCGGGTTCGTTCATTCAATGCTTGGATTGCTGGGTAAGCCGACAGGCTTTCATTCGGATAAAAAATGGGGAGATAGCCGAGGTAGGCATTCACGGCGCAGTCGGCCGCTGTCCAGGATTCACCCACAAGAAACTGTTTCTTGCTGTAGAGATCGTTGAGTGTTGTCATCAGTCGAGGAAACTCACGTTCCTTGTTGGATGGAACAAATAAGGCAATGGCCAAGGTGGAGTTAGCAAAAAGAATCCACTGGCTAATGGAGGCGCGTGTTGCAGCATTTTTTACCTCGTTGGTATAATTCTCTGACAGGTATTGAAGAATGGCGCCGGATTCAAACAGGGTTAAACCATTGGTGTCGTCCTTCAGGGCGGGAAGTTTTCCAAACGGATTGATGTTCAGATAATCGGGTGCCAGGTTGTCGCCGGCTGATAGGTCAATGTTGACGTACTCATGGTCAATTCCTTTCTCTGCCATGTACCACTTCGGCATCGAAACACGGGTCTTGGTGCCACCGTAGAGATAAAGCGTCATAACTATTTTTGATGATGGTTATTCTAGCTTTATGAACAGTTCTGGACGTCGCGTGCTCTGAACTGGCCCTTTTTGTTCAGGCTCTAGGCCGCTGTCTTGGGTGACGTTGGGATCCCAAGAATGCAGTGTTTTGCTTGGCTCTGACGAGCCGCAACATTTGACGATATCGTTCTTTGATGTTGCGTTTGAGAGTCTTCTCTGCGCTGATGCCCCTGGCGAAAGGATCGAGTCGCCGTGAATGTGCCGCTGCGGGCAGGCCTGAGCCAAGCGCGCTGTAATGCATTCAACTCACTGTTCGCATGCCCGTGTCCAGCCGTGACCTGCTGATGGCGTACCGATGGCCTGCAGCCGTCGTCTTGTCCAGCCTTATTCTGGCGGTCAGCGCAGCCAAGTTGCTCAGCAGGCCCATTCCCATTGCGATTGAGGGTGGCTTGCAGGTGGACAAACTGGTGTTGCCGCCAAGCGTCACCATTCGGTCCGATGCCGCTTTGCCGGTTGTGGTGCAGGAGCCGGTGACCATCAGCGGAGATGCGCCTCTCGCGATCGAAGGGCCCGTGTCGGTGCGTTCAATCGCGGGGTCCGTCTCGGTGAATGCCGAGGCACGGGTCAGAGAACTTGACGGGCAGGTGACGGTCATGGCAGATCAACCTCTCCCTGTTCGCGCTGATGTGACGGTCGAAGACCGAATCACCATTGGCGGCAAGGTCGACATTCAGGGCAAGGTGAAGCCGACCTTGCTTCCCGTTCCGGGGCTCTGATCAGCGGTTGCGGGGGGCTTGGCCGCTACCGACCGTCAGCCCCTGCTCCCATCGGTTGAGTTGCCGCAGTGCCAAGGCCGACAGTGCTGCGGTCACCCAGCCGGTGCTGCTCCAGGCACTGCCTTGTTCGATGCCCACAAGAACAGCGGATCCCCAGAGCAGGGCCCAGGCCCACGGACGGGCAGCCCGAATCCGTCTCAGTGCTGCAGAGCAGCTGCGGCAGTGGATGGTGTGGCTCATGTACCGATCCATCAGCGCCGTGGTGGATTGCCGCGGAGGTAGGGCGTGTCCTGCAAAGGGCTCGCCGCCGTTGGCGTTCAACCAGCGATGCAGGGCCGCCGCGTAAACGTCTGAAGTTGTGGGCATGAAAAAACTGCGTTCCACGGCAGGGCTGCCACCGGCCCGCTCCAGCACCCGTTCCTGCCAATGCAGGAACACCTGATCGTCTTCCAGCACCTTGTGATTGCCGATGTGCTGCAGCCAGCGGGGCCTTAATCCGATCAGCAGCCGGGGGACGGCGGATTGGAACTGGAAGGGGAAGCGGGCAAACAGGCGGCACTCGCCGCGCCTGATCGGAACGGCGTACACCACCGTGAGGATCCGCCCGAAGCCCTTGGCGGTGAGGTCATGCCACATCAACTGCGGGGCATGAAAGCGGGTGGATTGGGCGCCGAGCTTGCCCCGACGCGGCCCCTCCTCCCAGTAGGCCGTGAAGCCGCTGGCGTCTTCCCCCGTGATTGATGCTTCCACTGGCGCAGCGTTCTCCCGTTTGCCCACGGTTTTGTGGTGGGTGAAGGGAACGTGGCTCACATCCAGCACGTTCTCCAGCAGGGTCACCGCATCCATGGGTAGATCGCGGAAGGTGTCTTGCACCGTCCAGCTGTCTGGGGTCTC
It contains:
- a CDS encoding glutathione S-transferase family protein, with translation MTLYLYGGTKTRVSMPKWYMAEKGIDHEYVNIDLSAGDNLAPDYLNINPFGKLPALKDDTNGLTLFESGAILQYLSENYTNEVKNAATRASISQWILFANSTLAIALFVPSNKEREFPRLMTTLNDLYSKKQFLVGESWTAADCAVNAYLGYLPIFYPNESLSAYPAIQALNERTRSNHNYRHIMGL
- a CDS encoding Rieske 2Fe-2S domain-containing protein codes for the protein MHPTWTEQWWPISYVQDLDPKQPSRFTLLERDLVIWWDRAASSWRVFPDVCPHRLVPLSEGRINEEGLLECPYHGWSFDGSGQCQRVPQALDNTQPNNRRSRCASLPTATGQGLLFVWMGAPDAADPSRLPLVPALEETPDSWTVQDTFRDLPMDAVTLLENVLDVSHVPFTHHKTVGKRENAAPVEASITGEDASGFTAYWEEGPRRGKLGAQSTRFHAPQLMWHDLTAKGFGRILTVVYAVPIRRGECRLFARFPFQFQSAVPRLLIGLRPRWLQHIGNHKVLEDDQVFLHWQERVLERAGGSPAVERSFFMPTTSDVYAAALHRWLNANGGEPFAGHALPPRQSTTALMDRYMSHTIHCRSCSAALRRIRAARPWAWALLWGSAVLVGIEQGSAWSSTGWVTAALSALALRQLNRWEQGLTVGSGQAPRNR